The genomic segment ATCACTTTGGCACACGCACAAGAACTCGCTTACGTTTCCAATGAAAAGGACAACACTATTTCGGTCATCAATCTTGCACAGCACAAAGTGCTGCGAGAGTTTGACGTTGGTCAACGGCCCAGAGGGTTGGTACTGAGCCATGATGGCACTATTGCTTATTTGTGTGCCAGTGATTCTGACAGTATTCAGATCATTGATTTAGTTAATGAAACCGTTATAGGAGACTTACCTTCAGGAGAAGACCCCGAAACCATTGCGCTGCACCCCAATGGCAAAACTATTTATACCTCGAATGAAGATGATGCCCTGCTCACGGTAATTGATATTGCATCGAGACAAGTGATTACACAAATCGATGTGGGTGTAGAGCCCGAGGGTCTAGCTGTCAGCCCCGACGGTAAACTGGTTGTGGTTACCTCGGAAACAACCAATATGGTGCACTGGATAGACACAGAAACTTACGAAAACATCGATAATTCACTGGTCGGCGCACGCCCCAGATCGGCAAAGTTTTCTCAAGATGGCAAGCAGCTCTGGGTTAGCTCTGAAATTGGTGGCACCTTGAGCGTGTTTGACGTTAATACCCGTCAGGTTATTCATGAATTCACCTTCGCTATTTCAGGGGTGCATAGGGACAAAGTACAGCCAGTAGGAGTGGAGTTGAGCGGTGATGGCAAAACAGCATTCGTTGCACTGGGCCCAGCCAATCATGTGGCGGTCATAGATGTGCCTAGCATGAATATCGAAGAATATTTACTGGTAGGTAGACGAGTTTGGCAACTGGCGTTTAATCAAGACCAAAGCACGCTGTTAACTACCAATGGTGTTAGCGGGGATGTGTCGGTAATCGATATTGCAAAGCGTAAGGTCACGCATTCTATCAAAGTCGGGCGTTACCCATGGGGCGTAGTTGTGCGTGGTGCGCAATGAACAAGCCATCAGACGCGAAGCTTAACCCGGTTAGGCAGAAAATTTCGAACAACAACCAACCCAGTCATAAAATAACCCACTCCAGTATCGAGGTGCGAAATTTGTCATACCGCTATGGCAAAAAGCGCGTGCTTGACTGCGTGAATTTAACCCTGACACAGGGTATCAATATTCTGCTTGGACCAAATGGTGCGGGTAAAAGTACCTTATTTTCTTTGCTTACCGGTTTAAAGTCTGCCCCGGGAGCTAACGCAGGCGCCAACAAACGCCTTGCAGACGATGAGGCCAATAGTGACATCAAAGTATGTGGCTTGAGCCTGCAAAGCGCCCGCAAGGACATCATGCGCTCAACGGGAGTGGTGTTTCAACAAAGCACCTTGGACCTAGATTTAACCGTTCAACAGAACTTGTTGTACCACGCATCGCTGCACGGTATTTCCTCGGCGAATGCTCTGAGTCATATTGGTGAAATACTGTTGGGGTTATCCCTCAATGACAAGCTGGCTGTGAAAGTCAGAGCCTTGAATGGGGGCCATCGCCGGCGGGTAGAAATAGCCCGAGCCCTGTTACATCAGCCTAAGGTGCTATTACTTGATGAACCTACCGTAGGGCTTGATATAGAGAGCCGCGCGCTGATCATCAAATACGTGCGCACCTTAACTGAGCGACAAGGCCTTTGTGTGTTGTGGGCGACGCACCTGATGGATGAAATCAGTGCACAAGACAGCTTGGTTGTGCTTAATAGTGGGCAAGTTAAAGCGCAAGGGGTTACCCGAGATTTATGTGCCCAATATGATGTCGATGAGGTGCCTCAGCTTTACCGTACGTTAACCGCCAGCATGGAGGCACTATGAACCCAGCAACGTACTTATACTGCATGAATGGCATTGTTAAGCGAGAGGTATTGCGCTTCTTACAACAAAGAACCCGCTTATTGAGCGTATTGGTGCGACCATTGTTGTGGCTGGTTGTGTTTGCGGCTGGGTTTCGATCTGCGCTGGGGATCTCAATAATGGAACCCTACAGTACCTACATCACCTATCAGCAATATATTACGCCCGGGCTTGGCGGCATGATCATCTTATTTCATTGCATGCAAAGCTCGTTGTCTATGGTGTATGACCGAGAGATGGGCAGTATGAAAGTCTTACTTATGAGCCCAATGCCTCGGCCCTTTTTGCTCTTTAGTAAACTTGTGGCCGGTGCTATTTTGTCGACGCTTCAAGTGCTTATATTTTTATTCATCACCCGATTGGTGGGAGTCGATATTGAATTTACGGGATACCTATATGCTGTACCTGCTATTTTCTTGATAGCGTTTTTCCTCAGCGCGCTGGGATTAATGCTCGCGAATCTTATTACTCAGTTAGAGAACTTTGCAGGCGTGATGAACTTTGTCATTTTTCCGATGTTTTTCTTGTCCAGTGCACTGTATCCCTTATGGAAAATGCAAGAAGCAAGCGCCGTGTTGTTTTGGATCTGTCAGTTTAACCCCTTTACGCACTGTGTCGAGTTATTGCGATTTGCGCTGTACGGGCAAGTCAATGAACTTGCTTTTACCGTGGTGTTCAGCAGCGCCTTGGTGACTTGCGTTATTGCCCTAGTGACGTTTCGAGGTCGTGGATAATGTCTCCCTGCTTTACAAGCAGTAATGCGCGCTGACTTTGGCAGGAATGGCCTCCTACTTTAGAAGGAGGCTTAAGAATGACTTTTAGTTAACGTTATGAATTATATAGATTATTTTAGTTCTTTCTTTTCTTGGCGTAAGTTGTAGCAAAGGCATCTATCCGTTAATTTCCTTGTTGAAGTGATAACTAATGCAATGGAATTGATGATGAGATATGTAGTCGCAGTCGGTGTAATGTTAAGTTTTGAGGGCATGGCAAGTGAAATCGCCAGTCTTGAAACGATCAGTGTGTTTGGCCAGAATCCTCTTTTTAGTGAACACAACACCACCAGTATCATTGGCAGTATACAAACCATTAGCACAGAGGAGTTAGCGCAAAGCAATGCGCTCTCGCTGTCGCAACACATGAAAAATCGTTTAAACAGCGTGCATATCAACGATGTACAGAACAATCCTTTTCAACCTGACGTGCAATACCGCGGATTTACCGCGTCGCCTTTGCTTGGGTTACCCCAAGGTATCTCTTTATACCTCAACGGTATTCGATTTAACGAACCATTTGGCGATACCGTCAACTGGGATCTTATTCCTTTTGCAGCCCTTGATAGCGTCGCGTTGTACTCGGGCTCAAACCCTAGTTTTGGGCAAAATACCTTAGGCGGTGCATTAGATATGCGGGTCAAAAATGGTTTCACCTTCGCGCGTAATGAACTGGACCTACAAATAGCCAGCTTCGGTCAACGCCAAGCGACGGTGCAAAGCGGCGGAAACAATGGCCGTTGGGGCTATTATGTGGCGATTAACCGTTTGAGCGAAGACGGCTGGCGGGACTTTTCAAGCAGTGATTTGAAGCAGGTACTAGGCACACTAACCTACCAAGGGGATATTCATCACCTTGAGTTATTCGCCGCGGCTAATGACAACGCCCTGACCGGCAATGGTGCTGTGCCCGAGGGATTACAAGTCGCCCAAGGGTACGACGCTATTTACACCTACCCAGATAAAACTGAAAACGATCACCGCATGTTTGCGCTTAGCACTGAGTCAGCGTTAGGCAACGGTTTTACAATGCAAGCAAACAGCTATTACAGACGCAACAATATTGACACCACTAACGGTGATGACAGCGACTACGAAGAATGTGAGTTTAATAATGTTGTTACCTTGTGTGAGGAAGAAGATGACGAGGTAGAGCGTGTCGAATTTGTGGGTTATGCCCCAGAGGTAAGCTTCAGTGACATTTCTGATTTGGACGCTGACGATATAGACGGCACGTTGAACCAAAGCGCTACCGAAAACAAAAGTTATGGCTTAGCTTTGCAGCTTATGCACAGTAAAAAAACTCAGCATGCAGAGCATGAGTGGGTCATTGGTGGCGGTATCGATCAAGCTGATATCGATTTTATCAGTGATACCGAGTTTGGTATTTTGCATAACAGCACACCAGAGGATGACCGTTCAGTATCACCCACAGGATTTTTTGATAGTGAGTCTCAAGTGAGACTAGGGGTAAAAACTTATGAGCACTACCTCTACTCAGGTTACTCAGTGCGCTTTGATGAGCGCTGGTTACTCAGTGTCTCTGGGCGCTATAACGACAGTAAAATATCGATGCATGACAGGATAGATGTTGGTGAGGGTTCGTTAAACGGCGAGCACCATTTTAATCGCTTCAACCCAGCGTTAGGCGTTAAGTATTCTGTTTCCCCAACATGGGATATATCACTGAGTTACAGTGAGTCGTCACGTATGCCAAGCCCAGCAGAGCTAAGTTGTGCCGATGAAGATGACCCGTGTAAATTACCCAATGGTTTTGTGGCCGATCCGCCACTGAATAAAGTCGTTGCGAAAACCATTGAGGCGTCAGTTGATTATCACACTGATGCTAATACGCTAACGGCCACTTTGTATCGCACCAAAAGCGTGGATGACATTATTTTTCAACAAGCGGGTGTGACGCAGTCAGAGGGCTACTTTATCAATGTTGATAAAACCAATCGCCAAGGGGCAGAGCTGTCTTTCTTGCATCAGCGAGAAAACTTTAGCTTCGGTGCCAATTACAGTTACTTAGACGCTACTTTCGAATCAGAGTTTGTCACATTTAGTCCGAATAATCCCTTAGGAGGAGGTCGTCAAGTGGAAGCTGGAGACACGATCCCTGGCCAGCCTCAGCATCAAGTGAAAATTCACACCGATTGGGCACTGAACGAAGCACTGAGTATAGGCGCCGAGTGGTTGTTCTCATCGTCATCGTACTACCGCGGGGATGAAGCAAATGAGAATAAAAAAATATCGTCTTACGCAATTGCCAATGTGTATGCCAAGTATCAAGTAAGTGAGTCTGTGCAGCTTTCAGCGCGGATCGATAACGCCTTTGACCGCCAATACCATACCTTTGGTACCTATGGTGAGCCAGATGAGGTGTTAGAGGACGTATACCCTGAAATTGATGAGGCTTTTTTTGTTGGCCCAGGCAGTCCAAGACGAGTAACGGCCAACGTGCAGGTACAGTTTTAATGACTAAGCATGCTGATATTCATCGAAAATGCCGTCTTTCTGCCTTAATTGACGAGAGTAGTCATACTAAAGGAGGAAAGAATAAAAAACAGGTGAGCAATAGCATAAAACATACATTATCGAATACTTTGAGAACTGTGATGTTTCGAGAGTCAGTTAAAAAAAGAATCCCCGTTTTTCAGCTTTCCATGCTGGCTGTTACCAGCTTGGTTGCAGCGAGTATCGCCGAAGCCAAAGCTGCCGAGGCAAATACTGCGAAAGCCAATATGTTCAAAGAAGACCGGTCTGAGTCACAGGTTACAACGACTGATATATCTGATGTCATTGTTGTTACAGGCACGCGTCAAGCGGAAAACCTATTAACACTGACTGGTAATTTGGCGCGCATCAATCGCCAAGATATTCAAACGGTAAGCTCGGTTTATCCAAGCGATCTACTTAATTGCGCTAGTGGAGTGTATGTACAAGCCAATAATGGCATGGAGTCTTTGCCTTCTTTACGCTCTCCCGTACTGACCGGACCGGGTGCAGGGGGGGCTTTTTTAATTCTAGAAGATGGCATTGCAACACGTGCAGCAGGTTTTGCAAATAACAACGGCTTATCAGAGCTTAACTTAGCACAAGCACAAGAAGTGGATATCGTACGTGGTCCAGCGAGTGCGATTTATGGCTCAAATGCAGTTCACGGTGTGGTGAATGTGATTAATCAAGCGGTACGTGACGGCGGGGACGTATCTTTGCTACTTGGGCCAAACGAGCACTATCAAGTGCAAGGTACTCTGGGCAATGATTTTGGTCCACACGGTTTGAGCATTAATACGCAATTAATAGATAATGGCGGATACCAAGACGACAGTGATTTCACATCAGCCAAAGTGGGGCTGCGTCATGAATATCGTGATGAGCTAAACGCGATAACGACCAGTGTTGCTGGCTTCGTACTTGACCAAAATACCGCGGGTTTTATTGCTTCTGGCGACAATGGAGAAGGTTGCTTTGAATCTACTTACGCAGATGACCGCTTATTTAAAGACACCCAAGCAATGGAAAAAAACTGCGAAGACGACGCCTACCGAAAATGGTCATCAATTCGTGTTGCGAGTAAGTGGCAACGTACTTTGTCTGATGACAGATATTTTGTGCTTACGCCTTACGTTCGAACGAATGATATGGAGTTTCGCCAGCATTATTTACCCTCTGAAGCGATAGAAGAAAATAGCCACTCCAGTTTTGGATTGACCAGTAGTTATCATTGGCAATTTGACCCGCGTCTCGCTCTTGTTATGGGGGCTGATGCAGAGTGGACTTCAGGCGAGCTGACTGAAACCCAACAAAAGGCCAGTACCTTTAGCTTTGGTAAAGCGCGCCAGCAAGGTGTGCATTACGACTACGAGGTTGATGTGTTGACGTTAGCTCCTTATGTTCAAGCCGACTGGCAATACAGTCACGCGTTGAGAATGTCTGCCAGTGTACGTTTTGATAGCACCCATTACGATTATAAAAACCGGCTTGCTGATGGCACCACACAGGCTGACGGCAGCCCATGTGTTAATGGTAACAATGAGCCTGTGGCATGTTTGTATCAACGCCCAGCTGACAGCAAAGATAATTTCGATAACGTCAGCAGCAAGATAGGGTTTAATTATTTGATGAATGAGAGCGTCGCGCTATTTGCTGATTGGTCTCAGGGATTCAGAGCACCGCAGACGACCGACTTGTACCGAATTCAAAACCAGCAAGTAGCAGGACAAATTGAATCAGAAGAAATTAGGAGCCAAGAGGTTGGGGTAAGAGGCTTAGCACTTGATATGAACTTTGAGCTGGTGGCTTTTTATATGACTAAAGAGCACTTCTTCTTCAGAGATGATGATGGCCTGAATGTGACTGATGCTGAAACGTCTCACAAAGGCGTGGAAGTGGGGATTGATTATCCAATAGCTAGCAACGTATCTATTGCGGTTAATTACACCTACGCGATTCACCAATACGAATCGGAACATGCCAATAGCGGTGTTCTAAAAGGGAGCGACGTCGATACGGCTCCACGTCAGTTGGGCAACGTGCGTCTCGCTTGGCAGCCCACTAAAGACTCATCGTTGGAGCTCGAATGGGCGCACGTCGGTAGTTACTACCTAGATCCATCGAATGAGCATGAATACCAAGGGCATAATTTGTTGCAACTACGTGGTCAATTTTCGCTGTCTGATAAAGTGCGTCTTTTGGCGCGACTAGAGAATGTACTAGACGAGCGATATGCCAGTCGCGCAGATTATGCGTTTGGCTCTTACCGCTACTTTGGAGGCCAACCCAGAGCGATTCATTTGGGCATTGAAGCAAGATTTTAATGCTTGAGTTATATGTCATCTATTAAAAAGCGGGTACAGATTTAAACGAGTCTAGTCACTAATTGGGGCGATTAAGCGTAAGAGGAGTAGTCAATGTTCAAGGGCGCAGAAATACGACGTTTACTGATATTTAGCGTGGTTGTGATCGTGATGGCGATGAGTATGAAAACCTTTGCACAGAAGACGCCGAACGTGCGCCTAGGAGTGTTGAAATACGGCACGGTTAATTGGGAAGTGGATGTAATTAAACACCACAAGCTGGATAAAAAATACGGATTCACGTTAGACGTATTATCTTTGGGCAGTAAAAACGCTTCCGCAGTGGCTTTGCAAAGTAATGCAGTGGACATCATTCTAACCGATTGGCTATGGGTAAATCGCCAACGCGCTAACGATAAAGATATTACACTTTTCCCCACTTCTATTGCTACCGGGGGCTTGTATGTTCCAAAAGACTCACCTGCTAAGGATGTTCGCGATTTAGCGAATAAAAAAGTCGGTATTGCTGGTGGCGAGGTGGATAAAAACTGGTTGTTACTGCAGGCATATGCACAAGCTCAATATGGTTTTGATATAAAAAACAAAACCGCGCCGAGTTTTATGTCTCCTGTTCTACTTAACGTCCTTATGCTCAGAGGCGAGCTTGATGCGGGGATCAACTTTTGGCACTACGGTGCACGCTTAAAAGCCAAAGGGTATCGACTATTGGTCACGGTGCCAGAAATATTACACGCCCTTCACATTGAAAACGATGTGCCTCTGCTGGGCTGGGCATTCAAAAAACCTTGGGCTGATCAGCATGCGAAGAGCATCAAAGGTTTTTTGCGAGCATCATTGGCCGCAAAGCAAATTCTTTACTCATCAGATGATGAATGGGCGCGAATTCGCCATTTAACTAAAGCTGAAAATGATGAGGTGTTTACGGGGTTACAAACCGAATATCGAAGGGGCTTATTGCATCGGTTTGGTCCTGAGGAATTAATGGCAACGAAAGACATATTTACTGTATTGGCGGAGCAAGGTGGACACAACTTGGTAGGCAATGCCACATCCCTTGATGAGCATACATTCTATGCGTTTGACCAGCGTTTATTAACCTGGAACCCTGTGGTTGAAGATGAAAGCGCTCAATGACATTCCTTCTCGTCGCGCAAACCTGCCTGCTATTGTTGCCTGCTTGTCCTCAATGTCATTTTTGAGCCAGGCTAGGCGTCGCTGGTTGTTTATCCGTATAGGGACAGTCTTGCTCGTTGGGGCAACCTGGCAAGCGGCCGCGTGGTTTGTAGCCAGTCCTGATTTCCCTAGCTGCACTGGGGTGCTAAGCAGCATTCATTTTCATCTCACCCAAGGAGATATGCTTTTAAATCTATGGGTCACGCTCAAGCGTGTGGCCATCAGTTTTGTTATTTCAATGCTCATTGGTGTCGTCATAGGCGTGCTGATGGGAACGTATTCAAAGCTCAATCAATTGACTGATACGGCGTTGATCATCGCTCTAAATGTACCTGCTTTGGTAACCATTTTGCTGTGTTATATTTGGTTCGGTTTGGTCGAAAGTGCTGCGATTGCCGCGGTGGTGCTGAACAAAATCCCTACGGTTGTGGTGATGATCCGAGAAGGCGCGCGGGTCGTGGATCACGATTTGCTGGCTGTGGCTAAAATCTATCGATTGTCGCCCAAGCGTACCTTTTTCAAGGTGTTTTTGCCGCAATTGTATCCCTTTATCATGGCATCAGCTCGCTCTGGGCTGTCATTGATCTGGAAAATTGTACTCGTTGTTGAGTTACTTGGGCGCAGTGACGGAGTGGGCTTTGCACTAAATACCCAATTTCAGTTCTTTGATATCACTGGTATTTTGGCTTACACATGTGCCTTTATCAGCATCATACTGTGCATTGAAGCCGTTGTTTTTCGTCCACTTGATAGGTTAATCGCTCGGGGAAGAGGGCATGGCTGAACTTACCGTTCGCATCGAAAATAAACAGTATATACAAGGCACGAAGGTACTCGATAATATCGAATTTGATTTAGGGGCAGGGGAGTTCGTTGCGATCATTGGCCCTTCAGGCTGCGGTAAAACAACCTTGCTCAATTTAATAAGTGGCCTCGAACCAAGCGAGGTGGGCAATATTGTATTTGATGGGGAGCCGTTGAACGATCAGATGTGTCC from the Paraglaciecola mesophila genome contains:
- a CDS encoding YVTN family beta-propeller repeat protein codes for the protein MKKNIFNISLMLGILFGCNVITLAHAQELAYVSNEKDNTISVINLAQHKVLREFDVGQRPRGLVLSHDGTIAYLCASDSDSIQIIDLVNETVIGDLPSGEDPETIALHPNGKTIYTSNEDDALLTVIDIASRQVITQIDVGVEPEGLAVSPDGKLVVVTSETTNMVHWIDTETYENIDNSLVGARPRSAKFSQDGKQLWVSSEIGGTLSVFDVNTRQVIHEFTFAISGVHRDKVQPVGVELSGDGKTAFVALGPANHVAVIDVPSMNIEEYLLVGRRVWQLAFNQDQSTLLTTNGVSGDVSVIDIAKRKVTHSIKVGRYPWGVVVRGAQ
- a CDS encoding ABC transporter ATP-binding protein translates to MNKPSDAKLNPVRQKISNNNQPSHKITHSSIEVRNLSYRYGKKRVLDCVNLTLTQGINILLGPNGAGKSTLFSLLTGLKSAPGANAGANKRLADDEANSDIKVCGLSLQSARKDIMRSTGVVFQQSTLDLDLTVQQNLLYHASLHGISSANALSHIGEILLGLSLNDKLAVKVRALNGGHRRRVEIARALLHQPKVLLLDEPTVGLDIESRALIIKYVRTLTERQGLCVLWATHLMDEISAQDSLVVLNSGQVKAQGVTRDLCAQYDVDEVPQLYRTLTASMEAL
- a CDS encoding ABC transporter permease, whose product is MNPATYLYCMNGIVKREVLRFLQQRTRLLSVLVRPLLWLVVFAAGFRSALGISIMEPYSTYITYQQYITPGLGGMIILFHCMQSSLSMVYDREMGSMKVLLMSPMPRPFLLFSKLVAGAILSTLQVLIFLFITRLVGVDIEFTGYLYAVPAIFLIAFFLSALGLMLANLITQLENFAGVMNFVIFPMFFLSSALYPLWKMQEASAVLFWICQFNPFTHCVELLRFALYGQVNELAFTVVFSSALVTCVIALVTFRGRG
- a CDS encoding TonB-dependent receptor, with protein sequence MRYVVAVGVMLSFEGMASEIASLETISVFGQNPLFSEHNTTSIIGSIQTISTEELAQSNALSLSQHMKNRLNSVHINDVQNNPFQPDVQYRGFTASPLLGLPQGISLYLNGIRFNEPFGDTVNWDLIPFAALDSVALYSGSNPSFGQNTLGGALDMRVKNGFTFARNELDLQIASFGQRQATVQSGGNNGRWGYYVAINRLSEDGWRDFSSSDLKQVLGTLTYQGDIHHLELFAAANDNALTGNGAVPEGLQVAQGYDAIYTYPDKTENDHRMFALSTESALGNGFTMQANSYYRRNNIDTTNGDDSDYEECEFNNVVTLCEEEDDEVERVEFVGYAPEVSFSDISDLDADDIDGTLNQSATENKSYGLALQLMHSKKTQHAEHEWVIGGGIDQADIDFISDTEFGILHNSTPEDDRSVSPTGFFDSESQVRLGVKTYEHYLYSGYSVRFDERWLLSVSGRYNDSKISMHDRIDVGEGSLNGEHHFNRFNPALGVKYSVSPTWDISLSYSESSRMPSPAELSCADEDDPCKLPNGFVADPPLNKVVAKTIEASVDYHTDANTLTATLYRTKSVDDIIFQQAGVTQSEGYFINVDKTNRQGAELSFLHQRENFSFGANYSYLDATFESEFVTFSPNNPLGGGRQVEAGDTIPGQPQHQVKIHTDWALNEALSIGAEWLFSSSSYYRGDEANENKKISSYAIANVYAKYQVSESVQLSARIDNAFDRQYHTFGTYGEPDEVLEDVYPEIDEAFFVGPGSPRRVTANVQVQF
- a CDS encoding TonB-dependent receptor, producing MTKHADIHRKCRLSALIDESSHTKGGKNKKQVSNSIKHTLSNTLRTVMFRESVKKRIPVFQLSMLAVTSLVAASIAEAKAAEANTAKANMFKEDRSESQVTTTDISDVIVVTGTRQAENLLTLTGNLARINRQDIQTVSSVYPSDLLNCASGVYVQANNGMESLPSLRSPVLTGPGAGGAFLILEDGIATRAAGFANNNGLSELNLAQAQEVDIVRGPASAIYGSNAVHGVVNVINQAVRDGGDVSLLLGPNEHYQVQGTLGNDFGPHGLSINTQLIDNGGYQDDSDFTSAKVGLRHEYRDELNAITTSVAGFVLDQNTAGFIASGDNGEGCFESTYADDRLFKDTQAMEKNCEDDAYRKWSSIRVASKWQRTLSDDRYFVLTPYVRTNDMEFRQHYLPSEAIEENSHSSFGLTSSYHWQFDPRLALVMGADAEWTSGELTETQQKASTFSFGKARQQGVHYDYEVDVLTLAPYVQADWQYSHALRMSASVRFDSTHYDYKNRLADGTTQADGSPCVNGNNEPVACLYQRPADSKDNFDNVSSKIGFNYLMNESVALFADWSQGFRAPQTTDLYRIQNQQVAGQIESEEIRSQEVGVRGLALDMNFELVAFYMTKEHFFFRDDDGLNVTDAETSHKGVEVGIDYPIASNVSIAVNYTYAIHQYESEHANSGVLKGSDVDTAPRQLGNVRLAWQPTKDSSLELEWAHVGSYYLDPSNEHEYQGHNLLQLRGQFSLSDKVRLLARLENVLDERYASRADYAFGSYRYFGGQPRAIHLGIEARF
- a CDS encoding ABC transporter substrate-binding protein: MFKGAEIRRLLIFSVVVIVMAMSMKTFAQKTPNVRLGVLKYGTVNWEVDVIKHHKLDKKYGFTLDVLSLGSKNASAVALQSNAVDIILTDWLWVNRQRANDKDITLFPTSIATGGLYVPKDSPAKDVRDLANKKVGIAGGEVDKNWLLLQAYAQAQYGFDIKNKTAPSFMSPVLLNVLMLRGELDAGINFWHYGARLKAKGYRLLVTVPEILHALHIENDVPLLGWAFKKPWADQHAKSIKGFLRASLAAKQILYSSDDEWARIRHLTKAENDEVFTGLQTEYRRGLLHRFGPEELMATKDIFTVLAEQGGHNLVGNATSLDEHTFYAFDQRLLTWNPVVEDESAQ
- a CDS encoding ABC transporter permease, yielding MSFLSQARRRWLFIRIGTVLLVGATWQAAAWFVASPDFPSCTGVLSSIHFHLTQGDMLLNLWVTLKRVAISFVISMLIGVVIGVLMGTYSKLNQLTDTALIIALNVPALVTILLCYIWFGLVESAAIAAVVLNKIPTVVVMIREGARVVDHDLLAVAKIYRLSPKRTFFKVFLPQLYPFIMASARSGLSLIWKIVLVVELLGRSDGVGFALNTQFQFFDITGILAYTCAFISIILCIEAVVFRPLDRLIARGRGHG